The proteins below are encoded in one region of Hordeum vulgare subsp. vulgare chromosome 3H, MorexV3_pseudomolecules_assembly, whole genome shotgun sequence:
- the LOC123439407 gene encoding 2-alkenal reductase (NADP(+)-dependent)-like codes for MAELMSRRVIFKDYVEGYPTEEHMELLPAAAVDEAAAAEDGSVLVKNLCLSCDPYMRPKMARPQEQWYTEAYVPGTTITGFGVAQVVRSSLPGLAAGDLVSGVTGWEDYSVIKPPFAGQLTKIRREEDGVPLSYYTGVLGMPGFTAYVGFHHICSPKAGEKVFVSAASGAVGQLVGQFARLMGCHVVGSAGSDDKVRLLKDKLGFHDAFNYKEEAADLSGALKKRFPDGIDVYFENVGGKMLEAVLANMKVHGRIAVCGLISQYNLAAGQKDAEELNARNLVYLVSKRIRMQGFVEPDHKHLYPEYRAWVLPHIKDGKVVYVEDVVEGLEAAPGALIGLFHGRNVGKQVVKLANPQ; via the coding sequence ATGGCGGAGCTGATGAGCCGGAGGGTGATCTTCAAGGACTACGTGGAAGGCTACCCGACGGAGGAGCACATGGAGctgctccccgccgccgccgtcgacgaAGCCGCGGCCGCCGAGGACGGCTCGGTGCTGGTGAAGAACCTGTGCCTCTCCTGCGACCCCTACATGCGCCCCAAGATGGCGCGCCCGCAGGAGCAGTGGTACACCGAGGCCTACGTCCCtggcaccaccatcaccggcttcGGGGTGGCCCAGGTGGTCCGCTCGTCGCTGCCCGGCCTCGCCGCCGGCGACCTCGTGTCGGGCGTCACGGGGTGGGAGGACTACAGCGTCATCAAGCCGCCCTTCGCCGGCCAGCTCACCAAGATCCGGCGGGAGGAGGACGGCGTGCCGCTGTCCTACTACACGGGCGTCCTGGGCATGCCGGGCTTCACCGCCTACGTGGGCTTCCACCACATCTGCTCGCCCAAGGCGGGCGAGAAGGTGTTCGTCTCGGCGGCCTCCGGCGCCGTCGGGCAGCTGGTGGGCCAGTTCGCCAGGCTCATGGGCTGCCACGTCGTCGGCAGCGCCGGCTCCGACGACAAGGTCCGGCTGCTCAAGGACAAGTTGGGCTTCCACGACGCCTTCAACTACAAGGAGGAGGCCGCCGACCTCTCCGGCGCGCTCAAGAAGCGCTTCCCCGACGGCATCGACGTCTACTTCGAGAACGTGGGCGGGaagatgctggaggccgtgctggCCAACATGAAGGTGCACGGCCGCATCGCCGTCTGCGGCCTCATCTCGCAGTACAACCTCGCCGCCGGCCAGAAAGACGCGGAGGAGCTCAACGCGCGCAACCTGGTGTACCTCGTCTCCAAGCGGATCCGCATGCAGGGGTTCGTCGAGCCGGACCACAAGCACCTCTACCCGGAGTACAGGGCGTGGGTGCTGCCGCACATCAAGGACGGGAAGGTGGTGTACGTGGAGGACGTCGTGGAGGGACTCGAGGCGGCGCCCGGAGCGCTCATCGGACTCTTCCACGGACGCAACGTCGGCAAGCAGGTCGTCAAGCTCGCCAACCCTCAGTGA
- the LOC123442778 gene encoding 2-alkenal reductase (NADP(+)-dependent)-like codes for MAELKSRRVVLKDYVEGYPTEAHMELLPAAPVDEAEDGSVLVKNLYLSCDPYMRPKMSRPLHQSYTAAFVPGAPITGYGVSEVVRSSTPGVVAGDLVWGMTGWEDYSVIKPPFTAMLTKIQPDDGVPLSYYTGVLGMPGLTAYVGFHHIGSAKPGDAVFVSAASGAVGQLVGQFARLMGCRVVGSAGSKEKVDLLINKFGFHDAFNYKEEDGDLAGALKKRFPDGIDVYFENVGGKMLEAVLLNMKVHGRIAVCGLISQYNLTAGEKEADVGVRNMTSLVAKRVRMQGFIEPDHKHLYPEYRAWVMPHIKEGRVVYVEDVADGLEAAPGALIGLFHGRNVGKQVVKLTTPDTE; via the coding sequence ATGGCGGAGCTCAAGAGCCGGCGGGTGGTCCTCAAGGACTACGTGGAGGGCTACCCCACGGAGGCGCACATGGAGCTGCTCCCGGCGGCGCCCGTCGACGAGGCCGAGGACGGCTCGGTGCTGGTCAAGAACCTCTACCTCTCCTGCGACCCCTACATGCGCCCCAAGATGTCCCGCCCGCTGCACCAGTCCTACACCGCCGCCTTCGTCCCGGGCGCCCCCATCACCGGCTACGGCGTGTCCGAGGTCGTCCGGTCCTCGACGCCCGGGGTCGTCGCCGGCGACCTCGTGTGGGGTATGACCGGCTGGGAGGACTACAGCGTCATCAAGCCCCCCTTCACGGCCATGCTCACCAAGATCCAGCCCGACGACGGCGTGCCGCTGTCCTACTACACCGGCGTCCTCGGCATGCCGGGCCTCACGGCGTACGTGGGGTTCCACCACATCGGCTCCGCGAAGCCGGGCGACGCGGTGTTCGTCTCGGCGGCCTCCGGCGCCGTCGGCCAGCTCGTCGGCCAGTTCGCCAGGCTCATGGGCTGCCGCGTCGTCGGCAGCGCCGGGTCCAAGGAGAAGGTGGACCTGCTCATCAACAAGTTCGGCTTCCACGACGCCTTCAACTACAAGGAGGAGGACGGCGACCTCGCCGGCGCGCTCAAGAAGCGCTTCCCCGACGGCATCGACGTCTACTTCGAGAACGTCGGCGGGAAGATGCTCGAGGCCGTGCTGCTCAACATGAAGGTGCACGGCCGCATCGCCGTCTGCGGCCTCATCTCGCAGTACaacctcaccgccggcgagaaggAGGCCGACGTCGGCGTGCGCAACATGACCTCCCTCGTGGCCAAGCGGGTCCGGATGCAGGGGTTCATCGAGCCCGACCACAAGCACCTCTACCCGGAGTACAGGGCGTGGGTGATGCCGCACATCAAGGAGGGCAGGGTGGTGTACGTCGAGGACGTCGCCGACGGGCTCGAGGCCGCGCCTGGAGCGCTCATCGGCCTCTTCCATGGCCGCAACGTCGGCAAGCAGGTCGTCAAGCTCACCACCCCCGACACCGAGTGA